The segment AGAAAGTGAAATCACTGATGCGCACCTACTAGTAGAGCCCACTTCTTCCATGGAAACATTTGGAAACACTCAGCTAACACATTAACTGGGGTTTAACTGCCATGAGCACCTCACTGGGACCGTATTTCCAACTTTTAATTCACAGCCCTGGGTGGGAGCAGGTAAAAGAGGTATGAGTTTCTTCTTGGGTGACCATCAAAGCTGGCCATACAAACAAACTTATTCTGGGAGGGAAATCTGctttgaaaagttatttttttaaagaatgttgAGACACCAGCAAATACAGGAGAtgaaagctgctgtgtttgAAGAGAAGTGGATGGGAGGTGACATTGGTTGTGCAGGCTGCCCCCCACGGCTCCCAGGGCAGAAGCCACTGCTGATCCCTGCCCATCCTCTCCCCAGGtggaagagctggggctgtggctgtaGAAGTGCCTGCTTCACTTCTGCTGCAGGGGCAGTGCAGTGGGTGAAATGTGGAAACATCTGAGTGTGTGGGGATGAAAATAGACAGTTttgaaaaccccaaaaccctttTAAAACCCTCATTGTGGGCCCGTGCTTGTCCCCCACTCCAGCCAGGCAGAGTCATGGAGAAATGGTCCCAGCTCATGGCACTGaagccttccctgctccttgctgcaggGAAACAACCAACAGCCCTCCACACTACCCCTCCCAGCacattttaaagagcaaaaaagaagcattttgcaTCACTTACTTGGCTGAGCACTTGCAAACGAGTTCAGCCACTGGAGCCATGCCATGCAAGGAGTGAGGACACCGGATGGGGGTCTCAGCACCTGGCCAGCTCTTTATCCACGTCCCAGGCATGGAGCTCAGTTTCACGTGAGGTCAGGACACAAGTCTGTGTGGGGAGATAAGGGACAGCCGGGGagccagcagaggagctgggtcCCCAGTGCAGGAGGCCACGGCAGAAACCCCTTGGAGGGGACGCAGTCACGTACTCCCCAGGCGTTATCTGCTGGCACCACTTGACTCATCACATCCAGGGAAAGCTGAAGATCTCCAGGCCAGCCTGTTTGCAGGCAATGGTCTCTGTGGTCCCGTATCTCCAGCAGGGTAACTCTATAGTTTCACAAACACCACTCCCATCGACACAACAGACAGCTGTTTCATTCCTCAGGATCTGCCTTATGTAGCTAAAAGTGTGGTTCTGAAGCCTTTCTTAATGCTTATAAACAATGAAACATTTATGGCTCCACAGATACAACACCTGGGCTCTGtgctcagccccacagctccACACCTTGCTGACCCTAGTGTTGTGTGCTGCACCCCAGTGCAAGCCAAAGACCCTCCCACGGTGACACCAGAGCCCCTGGCTAGTGCAGGGCATCCTGTGGGATGCTCATTTTGAGGCAAAGACAAACTGAGAGGATATGTGTTACTTCCCAGTGGGTAATTGCACTGATTGCATTTAAACTTCCATTTTCACCTGCTCCTGTAAAAGCTCGGCTTCTGCTTACTGGGTTTCATTGCACGTTTCTTggcaaatttaaaaacaaactactGCACATTTTCAACAGCCTTATCCCTTTCCGACGTCAACATCGTACACATCCATGTCCCACCGGCGCTCCCCCGGCTCTGCCGGGCCCGCGGAGCCCGGTCCCGATGGCCACGAGATGGTGCCGCAGCACCGCCACACCGCCATgcacggacagacagacacggGGACACTCACAGACACGCAGGGACACTCACAGACACTCGCGGGCAcggacagacacacacagacaggcCCACGATCGCCCTCCCAGGGGAGCACACGCCTTACCTGCCACCCCCGCGgtgggcagcactgctgggactTTGTGCCTCATCTCCACAGGTCACAGAATCAGAATCCCAGGACGGgagaggttggaagggaccagtgaaagtcatctagtccaacctccccACTGAAATAGGGTTCCCTGGGTATCCATGGCTGTGTTCAGATGGCTTTTGAGTATATTCAGAGAAGGAGACTCTACAACCTCgctgggcaacctgttccactcACTCTCACAGCAAAGTTCTTCCTCTCATTTATGTGAAACTTGCCACTTTCCATTTtcaggctgcagggctgcagacCAAGCCCTGACAGGGTAGGGGTGGGACCTGCCTGTGCACACCTGGGCTGGAGCTCACCCTGCAGCCGGGCAGCTCATGCCTCTTGCTGGGCAACCAGCAGCACTCCTGGACCTCCCCTGGACACCACAAATCTGTGTCCTCAGGTTTtaccaggctgcagctgggcctGTCTTGTCTCTGCAGTGCCAAGGGAAGGTGGCTGCAGCGGGCAGACACGAGCACACCATGAGAATGCCAGAGTGGCACCTACTCACCACCAGGCACCTGCACTATGGCACACcatgcacagctcctgacaagATCCCAAAGTACCACATCGACCTTCACTGTCTCTCCCAGACACACAGACAGTGGTGGGGAGAACAGAATGATTCCTCTCTCTTCCATGGGAACTAGTAGCACAGAAATAATagataaattttaattacatttgaaATACACAGGAAACACATAGCTGAGAGGATAAATACCCCCAGGCCAGCTGTTGCAGAGAGCTCGGTGACAGCTGGGGACCATGGCAGCGGTAGCAGAGCGAGACGGAGCGCTGTTTGTTTCCCAGGCTGGTTCAGAGGTTGCCAGAGCAGAAGCAAACGCCTGCCCAAGCCTTAGGGCACCGCGGGGAGACCTGGTGATGTGGCCTCGCTCCCGCTCTGTGCTGTGACAAGGACACTGACCTGCAGCGTGCCACAGCGGGAGCGCAGCACCCAGGCACGCTGGTACGCTGGCCCCGAGCCCCGCTCCTGCCCGGGAGGCGGGAGGCgaaggctgagctgctggcaggctGTGGCATTGCAGGCCACGCTTACGGTGCCCTCGGGGTTGGTGTAGGTGCACTGCCCCGGAGCATCTGTGGCCCAGCCTTCCTCTGGGGGGACACCGTGTGCTCCTGGGCACTCCAGCTGCCCGCGGGAGACCTCCAGCAGGGACTGgccctggagagcagctggattGGCACAGAAGGCTTGGCCGTGGATGAGGGGCTCCACAAAGCTCTGGAGCCAGCGCAGGAGGTAGGAGAGGTGGCAGTCACAGACCCAGGGGTTGTCAGCCAGCCCCACACGCACCAGTTCATCGTTGGCATCGAAGAGCCCCGGGGGCAGGCGGGCCAGGCGGTTGTGGTCCAGCACCAGGGCTGTGAGGAGGggcagcccagccagcagcctcGCCGGCAGTGTGGAGAGGTTGTTGTGGCTCAGCTGTAGCTCTgtcagccctgccagcccctggaAAACCCCAGTGGGCAGGTGATCTATGGCATTGTGTGAGAGCTCCAGGGTTTCCAGCACTGATAGGTTAGCAAAGAGCTCCTGGGGCAGTGTCTCCAGCTGGTTGCGAGCCAGCGAGAGGTGGAGGAGGCCAGGGGTGCCAGTGAACAGGATGGCAGGCACAGTGGCCAGGTTGTTGCCCTCCAGGCTGAGGACAGTGAGGTTGAGGAGACCTATGAAGATGTCAGGggtcaggctgcccagggcattgtgctgcagctgcagccgcCGCAGCGCCCCCAGCCCGGAGAAGATGCCGGagggcagctcctccagccgGTTGCCATCCAGGTGCAGCTCCGTCAGCTGGCCAAGTGCCCTGAAAGCACCAGGAGGCACCCGTGCCAGCAGGTTGTCACTGAGCTTGAGGACACGAAGGGCAACAAGTGGGGCCAGCAGCCCCTCTGGCAGCTCAGCCAGAGCATTCTGTGAGAGGTCCAGGGCCTGGAGCCACCGGAGTGGGTGGAAGATGCCAGGGGGCAGTGCCTCCATCCTGTTCCCTGACAAGCTCAGGTCCTGCAGGCGGCAAGAGGCAGTGAAGAGCCCCGGCTGCAGGGTGCGGATGGCGTTGGCACTGAGGGAGAGCTTGCTGAGGCTGGGCAACCCTGCCAGCATCCCGAGGCTGACAGCTGGCAAGGGGTTGCCTGACACTTCCAGCTCAGTGAGGCTGGGCAGCCCCTGAAAGGCAccagcctccagctcctggatgTTGTTATTGATGAAGACCAGCTTGGTGAGCGTGGTGCTGGAGCCCAAGTCCCCGCTGCGGAtgctgctcagggctgt is part of the Vidua chalybeata isolate OUT-0048 chromosome 10, bVidCha1 merged haplotype, whole genome shotgun sequence genome and harbors:
- the LOC128793185 gene encoding carboxypeptidase N subunit 2-like isoform X3, encoding MPHLKPFPQQCLPLGAWAKAWFLLQCRLVIYVLLGLGSLLVGALSPSCPPTCQCYDTSKVFCSNERMREIPEGLPGSATHLFFVETALSSIRSGDLGSSTTLTKLVFINNNIQELEAGAFQGLPSLTELEVSGNPLPAVSLGMLAGLPSLSKLSLSANAIRTLQPGLFTASCRLQDLSLSGNRMEALPPGIFHPLRWLQALDLSQNALAELPEGLLAPLVALRVLKLSDNLLARVPPGAFRALGQLTELHLDGNRLEELPSGIFSGLGALRRLQLQHNALGSLTPDIFIGLLNLTVLSLEGNNLATVPAILFTGTPGLLHLSLARNQLETLPQELFANLSVLETLELSHNAIDHLPTGVFQGLAGLTELQLSHNNLSTLPARLLAGLPLLTALVLDHNRLARLPPGLFDANDELVRVGLADNPWVCDCHLSYLLRWLQSFVEPLIHGQAFCANPAALQGQSLLEVSRGQLECPGAHGVPPEEGWATDAPGQCTYTNPEGTVSVACNATACQQLSLRLPPPGQERGSGPAYQRAWVLRSRCGTLQVSVLVTAQSGSEATSPGLPAVP